ATCCGCGTGCCCGAGCGGAGAACCTGGCCCAGCTGCGCGCGGTGATCGAGCGCTCGGCCGTGGACCCGGCGCTGCTGCGGGACCTTCGTCGACGGATCGCGGCGTTCCCCGGAGAGCCGCGCGTGATCTTCCGCTCGAGCACCAACGCCGAGGATCTCCCGGGCTTCACGGGGGCGGGGCTCTACCGCTCCATCGTGGTCAGCGGCGGCGCGTCGGAGGCGGAGATCGCGGACGCGCTCCGGCGGGTGTGGGCGAGCGTCTGGCTCTCGGGCGCGTACGAGGAGCGCGACTGGTACCGGATCGATCACCGCGAGGTGGCGATGGGCGTGCTGATCCAGCCCTTCGTCGACGGCGCGGTGGCCAACGGCGTCGCGATCACCGCCAACCCCTTCTACGAGGCGCGCCCCGGCTACTTCATCAACGCGCAGGCGCTCGGCGGCAGCGTGACGGGCGCGGGCGGCGACGAGATCCCCGAGCAGCACCTCATCTACACCTACGCGGACGACGGCCCGGAGCTGGAGCTGGTCAGCCGCTCGACGCGGGGGGACGGGGCGCTGCTCCTGGGCGAGCCCGAGCTGATGCAGCTGCACGACGCGCTGCGCCGCCTCGACTTCGCATTGACGCCCTACTGGTCCGGCCGGGCCAACTCGGTGGACGTGGAGTTCCTGGTCGCGGGCGCCGATCGCCGCGTGGTGATCCTCCAGGCCCGCCCCTTCTGCGTCCGATACACGGAGGGGCAGCGCGCGCGACACCACGCCGAGCGCGGCGCCTGTCCTCCGCGCGCCTATCCGCCCGCCCGCCCCTGACGCGCTTCGCGACGAGTTCGTGGTAGAGGCAAGAGATGCGCGTGTGCGTCTTCTGCGGTTCGTCTCCCGGGTCCCGGCCCATCTACCTCGAGGGCGCGCGGGCGGTGGGACGCGCCCTCGCCGAGCGTGGGGTCGGCGTGGTCTACGGGGGCGCGTCGGTCGGCTGCATGGGCGCGGTGGCGGACGCCGCGCTCGAAGCCGGCGGCGAGGTGATCGGCGTGATCCCGCACTCGATGGTCGACCGCGAGCTGGCGCACCCCGGGCTGACCGATTTGCACGTCGTCGAGGGCATGCACGAGCGCAAGGCGCTGATGACGGCGCTCAGCGACGCGTTCCTCGCCCTGCCCGGCGGGCACGGGACGCTGGACGAGCTCTTCGAGGCGCTGACCTGGGCCCAGCTCGGCATCCACGCGCAGCCGATCGGGGTCTGGAACCTCGAGGGATACTGGGACCCGCTCTTCGCGATGCTCGACCGGGTCGTCGAGGAGGGGTTCTTGCGCCCTCATCACCGGACACTGCTCCTGTCCAGCCACGCTCTCGAGCCGCTGATCGACTCGCTCGTCAGCTGACCCCTGGCCGGATTGCACCCCGCGGGCGCGTGCGTACCTGCCGCTCGAACGCGAGGAGTCCATGAGCGAAGACACGAGCAAGACAGGTGCGTCCTCCAACGGGGCGATTCGAATCGTGGTGGGCGTCGACTTCACCGAGGTCGGAGACGTCGCCCTCGACGAAGCCATCCGATACGCGCGGCGGCTGGAGACGAGCGAGCTCCACCCGGTCTTCGTGATCACCGAGCGCGTCAAGAACCACCTGGAGGAGGTCAACCGTCACCTAGACGAGGCCTACAAGGCGCTCCGAAAGCGGGTGGTCGACCACTGCGAGGCGCTCGCCGAGCAGTGGGAGCAGCACATCTTCTTCCACGTGCGCCTCTCGAAGGAGCCGGCCGAAGCCATCCATCAGGTCGCGATCGACATCGACGCGGACGCGATCTTCGTCGGCACCCACGGCCGCCGTGGGGTGCAGAAGATGCTGCTCGGGTCGGTGGCGGAGCAGCTGGTCCGCACGGCGCACGTCCCGGTCATGGTGGCGCGCCCGAACGAGCTGTCGGAGCTCGAGAAGACGCCCAAGCCCGAGCCCGCGGTGCCGGGCGAGGACATTCACCACGCCCGCGTGATGGCCACCGAGCACATCGCCTTCGGCAAGCGCCCGAGTCACATCGCGTACCTCATCTAGAGACACCAATCTAGAGATGCGAGGAACCCTCTCTATCGCTGCCTGGCCGGTCTGAGGCAGGATGGCGGTGTGGAGGAGGACGGGGGGACACCGGCCCGCTCACCGAGCATGGAGACGGTGGGCGACAGGGAGGCGGAGCGTGAGGAGCGGGCGAGCACCGTGCCCCGCTCCGAGCCGTCCGGTCCGCGACCCGGCGACGGGCGTTACCGGATCGAGCACGAGATCGGGCGCGGCGGCATGGGGCGGGTCTTCCTCGCCGAGGACCAGCGGCTCGGTCGGCGCGTCGCTCTGAAGACGCGGCTCGGCGAGGGCGAGCGCGCGGCAGCGCGCTTCCACCAAGAGGCGCGCGCGACCGCGCAGCTCGAGCATCCGAACATCGTGCCGGTCTACGACCTCGACCACGACGAGGAGGGACAGACCCGCTTCACGATGCGCCTGGTGGAGGGACGCCCGCTGGCGGAGGTGCTCCAGTCGCTCGCGCGCGGCGAGGGGACGATGGCGCGCGCGTTCGGCCCCGCCGAGCTGCTGCTGGTGTTCACCAAGGTCTGCGACGCGGTCGCGTACGCCCACAGCCGCGGCGTGCTGCACCGCGATCTCAAGCCCGACAACATCATGCTCGGCCGCTACGGCGAGGCGTTCGTGATGGACTGGGGCCTGGCGCGCGTCGGCGACGTGGACGTCGGACCCGGCGTCGGCCCCGACCGGATCAAGTCCGACAGCGGCGAGCAGATCACCATCGTTGGATCCGTCGTCGGCACGCCCGGGTACATGTCTCCCGAGCAAGCCCGAGGCGCGCGCGAGGAGGTGGACGCGCGCAGCGACGTCTTCTCGCTCGGCGCCATCCTCTACGAGATCCTCACCTACCGACGCGCCTTCGCGGGCGATCACACCGCGGCGCTGATCGCGGCGACGATCCTGGCCGAGGTCGTGCCGCCGACGCAGGTCGTCCCCGATCGGCCGATCGTCGCCGCGCTCGAGCCCGCCTGCATGCGAGCCCTCGCGCGAGATCCCGACGACCGCTTCGACTCGGTGCGCGCGCTCCGGGACGCGGTCGCCGAGGCGCTGGAGGGCTCCCGGGAGGCCGCGCGTCGACGCGCCACCGCGGAGGAGCGGCTCGAGACCTCGCGCGCCCATCAGCTCGAGCACGATCGGCTCGGCGCGCAGGCGCGGGACCGTCGCGCGGACGCGGAGCGGAGGCTCGCGGAGCTCCCCGTGACCGCCGTCCCGGAGCGCGAGGCGTTGTTCGACGAGCTGGGCGACGTCGAGGCGCTCGAGGCGCGCGCGCGCGCCGCGTTCTGGGAGGCCTACGGGCGGCTGATCAGCGGGGTGCGCGAAGACCCGAGCTTTCAGCCCGCGCGGGAGGCGCTGATCGAGCTGCTGCTGTCCCGCGCGGGCGAGCTGCGACGGAACGGCGACAGCTCGACCGCGGCCGATCTCGAGGCGATCGCACGGCAGCACG
Above is a genomic segment from Sandaracinaceae bacterium containing:
- a CDS encoding TIGR00730 family Rossman fold protein, which codes for MRVCVFCGSSPGSRPIYLEGARAVGRALAERGVGVVYGGASVGCMGAVADAALEAGGEVIGVIPHSMVDRELAHPGLTDLHVVEGMHERKALMTALSDAFLALPGGHGTLDELFEALTWAQLGIHAQPIGVWNLEGYWDPLFAMLDRVVEEGFLRPHHRTLLLSSHALEPLIDSLVS
- a CDS encoding universal stress protein, producing the protein MSEDTSKTGASSNGAIRIVVGVDFTEVGDVALDEAIRYARRLETSELHPVFVITERVKNHLEEVNRHLDEAYKALRKRVVDHCEALAEQWEQHIFFHVRLSKEPAEAIHQVAIDIDADAIFVGTHGRRGVQKMLLGSVAEQLVRTAHVPVMVARPNELSELEKTPKPEPAVPGEDIHHARVMATEHIAFGKRPSHIAYLI
- a CDS encoding bifunctional serine/threonine-protein kinase/formylglycine-generating enzyme family protein, whose translation is MGDREAEREERASTVPRSEPSGPRPGDGRYRIEHEIGRGGMGRVFLAEDQRLGRRVALKTRLGEGERAAARFHQEARATAQLEHPNIVPVYDLDHDEEGQTRFTMRLVEGRPLAEVLQSLARGEGTMARAFGPAELLLVFTKVCDAVAYAHSRGVLHRDLKPDNIMLGRYGEAFVMDWGLARVGDVDVGPGVGPDRIKSDSGEQITIVGSVVGTPGYMSPEQARGAREEVDARSDVFSLGAILYEILTYRRAFAGDHTAALIAATILAEVVPPTQVVPDRPIVAALEPACMRALARDPDDRFDSVRALRDAVAEALEGSREAARRRATAEERLETSRAHQLEHDRLGAQARDRRADAERRLAELPVTAVPEREALFDELGDVEALEARARAAFWEAYGRLISGVREDPSFQPAREALIELLLSRAGELRRNGDSSTAADLEAIARQHDRERAEARLDDPAHLTVESTPPGATVSVVRFVERGPLWEERAASGPELTPGAYAADLRLPDRPAVRATFRLAPGERRNLKVRLPEMGAVEEGFVYVPGGAYLVGGDRLAPEAGPRAEITLRGFAIATHLVTMKEYAAFLNALDHEEAARRAPRIGNTPYWTPANGRYEVPFTDPDGDEIGADWPVCMLSASDADAYARWRSAQTGRLVRLPTSDEWEVAAGGGDGRVFPWGDGFDPSLCRMLTSAPRAGPCPVGSYPRDRSPFGVLDAAGLVREHTSTEIDGQRIVRGGAWPAAPVQCRIGRRSLLGPDETYVTFGFRLAHDM